Proteins encoded in a region of the Quercus lobata isolate SW786 chromosome 8, ValleyOak3.0 Primary Assembly, whole genome shotgun sequence genome:
- the LOC115957110 gene encoding zinc finger protein ZAT11-like → MAEEKHHHHLFHHKKDEEDKPIESVFTETTTGYAETGFSSGGPGGYGDETWDCVVCGKRFVSKNALGGHMNQHPKRPWRGLYPPPAGHHAPEACVVCGKRFVSKNALGVHMNQHPERPWRGLYPPPTDEPAAVRNGNTTAPLLIDLNQPAP, encoded by the exons ATGGCTGAAGAGaagcaccaccaccacctttTCCATCACAAGAAGGACGAAGAAGATAAGCCTATTGAATCTGTCTTCACTGAGACTACTACTGGTTATGCTGAGACTGGTTTTTCCAGTGGTGGCCCCGGCGGGTACGGTGATGAGACCTGGGACTGTGTGGTTTGTGGAAAACGTTTCGTCTCTAAAAACGCTCTGGGTGGTCACATGAACCAGCACCCTAAGCGTCCATGGCGGGGCCTATATCCTCCTCCAGCCG GTCATCATGCTCCAGAGGCCTGTGTGGTTTGTGGAAAACGTTTCGTCTCTAAAAATGCTCTGGGTGTTCACATGAACCAGCACCCCGAGCGTCCATGGCGGGGCCTATATCCTCCTCCAACCGATGAGCCTGCTGCTGTAAGGAATGGAAACACTACTGCTCCTTTGCTGATTGATTTGAATCAGCCTGCTCCTTAG